The genomic DNA GGCATCGTAGGTTTGCCCCTGGAAATCGGAGAGGATCTCTTGCAGTTCGGACAAAATTTCTGGACGTGTTTTGGAGGTCATGGTGGTTGGCGTGAAGGGCGGTTTGTTTGTCTTGATGTGTGGATGATTGGCGAGCAGTGCGGCTGGCCAGCTGGCTATTGTGCGGAGGTCGATGTCGAGGAATGGATCCATCCGCCGCCGAGCACTCGATCGCCGTCGTAGATCACGGCAGCTTGGCCTGGAGCCACGCCATCGACAGGTTCGTCGAACAGGACGTCGAAACGGTTGGTCCCCTGCGGTGTAACTTGTGCGGCTTGCGGCGGGCTGTTGTACCGGATCTGCACGCTGCACGAAAACGTTTCGGCGGGGGGATCGATCAACCAGTTGGCTTCATGAGCGATCAAGCCGTCGCGAGCCAAGTCGGCCTTCTGCCCGATCACCACGCGGTGCGTGTCGGGTTCGATACGGACGACGAAGTAGGGTTCCCCCATCGCGACGCCGAGGCCTTTGCGTTGGCCGATCGTAAAGGCTTCGATGCCGGGATGCTCGCCGACGACATCGCCAGCGGTGGTCACGATCTGCCCGGCGGTGTCGCCGCCGCCGCTGCGGTCGCGCACAAATTGGCCGTGGTGTCCGCTGGTGACAAAACAGATCTCCTGGCTGTCCGGTTTTCCGGCGACTCGCAAACCGATCGCTTCGGCTTGTTGGCGGATCCAAGGTTTGTCGTAACCGCCGACGGGCAACAGCATCCGCGACAGCAGGTGCTGGCCGATTCCAAACAGCACGTACGATTGGTCCTTGCGATCGTCGACGCCACGCCGCAGCGCGAAGCTGCCGTCGGCTTCTTCGGACAATTGAGCGTAGTGGCCGGTGGCGACGTATTGGGCATCGATGCTGTCGGCGTATTCGAACAGCCGGCCGAACTTGATCCAGTTGTTGCACTGCACGCAGGGATTGGGCGTTCGTCCCTGGGAATACTCATCGACAAAATAATCGATGATCCGGCGGAAGTCCTGCTTCAGGTTGAGGGCATAAAAAGGAATCCCCAGCCGATCGGAGACCCGCCTCGCGTCGGCGGCATCGCTAGCGCTGCAACAACCCTGTTTGTGGTCGGCGCGGCCTTGGACGATCGGCAGCACGGGCGATTCCGAACCGTCGGGAGCGCGGCAGACCTCGGCCGATTCCTCGCCGTGTCGCATGAAGACACCGACAACCTCGTGCCCTTGTTGCAACAACAGGTGGGCTGCGACGCTGCTGTCAACGCCTCCGCTCATCGCTAAAACAACCCGTGCCAAAACATCACCCTGATCAATCGTTGTGTGGAATCGCTCGCCGCGACAGAGCCACCCTGGACGGGCCCACTGTGCTTCCCGGCGGGGCGGCATATAATTCGTCAACGCCGCAGATTCATCATCGGCCGCGACAAAACACGTGTCGCTGAATACCCTCATGGTTAACGATTGGAGAGAGTTATGGAAGGTGATCTAAAACAAAGAGCCGAAGAGATTCGGCAACGCTTGGTCCAACTTCGAGACTCTCTTTGACTACGCTGGCAAATGTGAACAGATCGAAGAGATCGAAAATCGGATGTCGGGGCCTGGATTCTGGAACAATTCCGAGGCGGCGCAGGCGGTTGTTCTGGAACTGAAGTCGCTCAAAAACATCGTGGTTCCGATCAACAGTTCGACCAAGGCGGCCGCTGGGTTGGATGAACTGTTGGAAATGATGGCCGAGGAACCTGAATTGGCAGCCGATGTTGCGGCGGAGGTCGAGCGATTGGAAGGGGTGTTGGACGATCTGGAGCTGCGGGCGCTGCTCAACGGCCCCAACGATTCGGCTAGCTGCATCCTTTCGATCAACGCCCGCGACGGGGGGACCGACGCCAACGATTGGGCGGAAATGATGCTGCGGATGTACACCGCTTGGGCGGCGAAGAACGACTACTCCATTGAGTTGTTGGATCGCCAGGACAACGAGCAGGCGGGGATCAACCATGCGGCGATCGCGATACGTGGGCCGTTAGCGTATGGCTATTTGAAGGGTGAGGAGGGGATGCATCGTTTGGTGCGGATCAGTCCCTTCAACAGCGAAGGCAAACGCCAGACCAGCTTTGCCGCCGTTTCCGTCGCTCCGGATATCGAGAGCGCTGAAGAGATCGAGATCGAAGAGAAGGATGTCGACGAGGATACCTACCGGGCCAGCGGGGCAGGGGGGCAGCACGTCAATAAGACCGACAGCGCCGTGCGGTTGACGCACCGACCTACCGGGACGGTGGTGCAGTGCCAGAACCAACGCAGCCAGCATCAGAATCGCGCTACGGCGTGGAAGATGTTGCGGGCCAAGTTGGCGAGGATCGAAGAAGAGAAACGCGAGCAAGAGGAGGCGTCGAAATACGCGTCCAAGGCGCGAACCGGTTTTGGATCGCAGATCCGAAACTACTTCTTGCATCCGGACCAACGGGTCAAAGATGCGCGGACCGGACATCTGGAGGGAAACTTCCACTCGGTGCTTGATGGCAGCGACCTGCAGCCGTTCCTCGATGCATTCTTGCAGCTTCGTGCCGCGGAGAATTCAAAATAGCCACCGGTGAACGGTATGCGTTCGACCCGTGGCTTTCTGATTTGTTGTCGATCACTTTCGCAACCGCAGCGTGTTGGACGCTGCGGTTGCGGTGTGCTTGATGGCAGCGACCTGCAGCCGTTCCTCGATGCATTCTTGCAGCTTCGTGCCGCGGAGAATTCAAAATAGCCACCGGTGAACGGTATGCGTTCGACCCGTGGCTTTCTGATTTGTTGTCGATCACTTTCGCAACCGCAGCGTGTTGGACGCTGCGGTTGCGGTGTGCTTGACGGCAACCGGTGGGCCCTTTAATAGCTGACCTGTTGGATCGCATTGCTGGATCCAGGCATGGGCAGCCGTGTGGGGGCGTTCATCGCTTGAGGCATTGTGGCCGGGATCGGTGCGATCGCGGCTTGAGCATTCGTCGGCGAGCCAAGGCTTGGCATCTCGTCGGGAGTGCTGATCACAGGCGTCGGGCTTTCGGGAGCCATCATCGGGGCAGTTTCCATGACGGGCATCGACGACACGCCGGGGGCACTTGGGTCGAACGGTCCACGCGATACGGGGCATGGTGCTTCGACGGCCTCGGGAGTTAGGCAAGGTCGGAAGAAGCGTCCCTGTTCGCATGCTTCACGATAGGCGGGCGAGTGCCAGCCACCTTCGGACAGGTGAACGTGATTGTAGGCAAGCAGGGTTCCCTTCTGGCGGTGCAGGTCACGCATCGCCAAGTTGTAAGCGACCAGTGTGGCGTAATAATCGCTTTCGCTGCTGACGACTTGACGTTGAGCCTGCAACAGGAAGTTGATGTTGTCGGCACCGCGGCGGTAGCGTTCACGCAGCACTTCCAATTGGCGGCGATCGGCGATCCAGCGGTTGTAGTTGGTCTTCAGCAATTGGTACTGACGTTGCACCTCACGCGATGCATCGGCCAAGTCGTGGCTGACGCGAAGCTCGGTCTCGTTCATCAACGCACGCTCTCGCGACAGGTTCAATTGAGCGTGCGAGATGGCCACCGAGGCCTTGCGGAGACCGACGGGGAACGCCAATTCGACGCCCGCCTGCCATTCCTGGTAGTCGCCGCCGGCGATCTCGCCGTACATGCTATCCAGGTAGGAATCGTCGTCGCCGATCAGGTGATTGCCCAGGCCACGCCAGCGGTACTGGCCCAGGAAGTCGAGTCGCGGTTGCTTGTTCAGTTTCGCAGCGGTCAATTCAAGTTCACGCTTCTTGATAGCCCATTTCTGGCGACGAATTTCGACGCGCCGTTCGAGGCCTTGGTTCAGGACGCTGTTCCAATCGAAGACCACGCGAGCGTCGTGCGGGTCGGTCGCTGGTTTGATCAGCCGCCCGTCGGCCGCGGGAAGGCCGAGCATGTAACGAAGTTTTTGTTCGAGCTTGTAGAGACCCACCTCGCCTGCCAATCCATTTTCGACCTGAACTTGGAATTGGTAGTATTGCGATCGAGCCTGAGCTTCTTCGTCGCTACGACCGGCACCGACGTTTAGACGAAGCTCTTGATACTGGAACGTTTGCAGTGCCGCTTCGCGGCCACGCAGTTGGGCTTCGAGGTTGCGGTAGGCGAAGTAGAGATTCCAGTACGCTTCTTCAACGTCGTTGGCCAGTTGGATCACCGAAGCTTCGAAGTCGGTCAGGCTGATGTCATTGTTGACGCGAGCGATCAGCACACCGTTGTATACGCCGATCTGGCTGTTGGGGCCCGCGATCCGGTTGAATTCCGTGCCTCGGCCCTGCATCAAAGGTTGTCGGTATTCACCCTCGAAGAAGCCAGCGAAGTCGCTGGAGAAAAAACGGCCAGGCGAGTTCGGTCGGTCGTACGCCACGTTATGTCGCGCGGCAAAGCTGGCACCGGTCGCTGTGGTCTTGCTGATCTCCGTGGCATAGTTGGCATATGTTTGCTGGAACGCCAAAGGACGGAAGAAGGCGACCGCACCATTGGGGTCGACGTTCTGCGGTTGATCGTTCTTCTGCCAGAACAACTCGCCGGCAAACTGCGCGTCGAACTCCGAGAGTGCCGCTTCGACGCCTCCCAGCGGATTCGCTTCGGCCAACGCCGGGTCGTAGATCGTCGGAGTGGTTTGAGGCGAGGTGACGACGCTGGCGCCCAAGCTTCGTAGAACGGGACCCTGACCGATCGCCATCTGGATCGCTTGTTCCAGCGTGAGGTCCCAGCTGGGCATCTGCGATGGATCTTCCAAGGCCAGTGGGGCAGCCGTTGAGTTGGCTGCCGCGCTGGCTTCATTTGCCATCGTTTGCACATCCGGATACTCAATTCGGGTGGCCACGGAATCGTAGTACGATTTGGTCGTGTCGTGCGGACCTGGCGGAAGTTTCCAGTTGGCGATGCACCCGGGCAGCGCACAGCCGCTTGCCGCCATGATCGCCGCCGCGAGAAGTTTCTGCGTGCGTGTTTTGAGTCGAGCCATGAGTCGATGCTTCTCTGCTAGAGTCCTGGAAGTCCGTTATTCCACAAATACAACTGGAACAACGCAGACGTCATCAGAGCTATCGACCGAGGGACCGGAGGATCTAGAGCAATCAACAGAGAAGTTAGCACGCCATTTTGCAGTCAACTTTGGCTAACCGTTAAGCTTCGACATGATGCCTCGGCTCAGGTAATTTGTGCCGACGATATCGTCTACGACTATTGGGGGCAGCGCACTAAAACCAGCATCTGGGTTTGGAAGTCGGGGCCTTCGTCGTTGGGCGTTTCCGGCGACCATTTCATCTGCTTGGCCGACTCTTCGGTCAGGGCAAAGAATGTCGATTGTGCGGCGCGGGGGAACCTATTCGCACCCGCCCCAAATGTCAGATGATGCGCCAATGCCTGGGTGTCGGCGTGTTGGATGACCGAGGGATCGACCGAAGAGAGTTCGCTGATCGTGGTCAATAGGTTTGGGTCCATGGTCATCTGAAAACCGACGCTCTTGACGACGCTTTGATGGTTGAACAAGGACAGCATGAAGCGATCCAGACGCTTCGCCGACCCCTTTAGCAGCAGCAATTGCGTGTCGCCATCAACGGTTTGCGGGGCGTCGAAATTCACGGTGCCGATCATCTTGCTTTGCACCAGCTGGCCAACTAGATCGCGACTGATCGATTGGGGTTGAACATCTTGGATCCCCGCGGTTTCCAGAGCATATTCCAGTTCGTTGAGATCGCGGCCGCGTTCTGTTAATTCCACTTCCAGCAGAACCGCAAACTCCAGCTTGTTCGGAACGGCGGCCGCAGGACGAGTGCTTTCACCGGGCGCCTCGGCGGGTTGAGTGATAGTGGGCGAGGCCGTGGGAGCCATCGCAATTCGTTCTTCAGGAGTCTCGTGTACCGCTGTTGGGGCGGTCGTTGCCGCAGGTGTCACGGGATCGACCGAAGGGGCGCTCGGGGTGGCTGCGTCGTCATTAGAAGCGATCGCTTCGACGATGGGGCTCGGGGCGGAATCTGTCGCGCGGCTCGGTTTCGGTGGGTTGCCGAGGGAGTCGCTGGGCGTTGCCGCGTTCGTGGGCCCGCCAGCGACGTGCGTGCCGCCGGGTTGAACCGTTGGGTTGTTTGCGTTCCATGCGACGATCAACATCAAACTGGCCGCCAGGGCAGCGATGCCGCCCAGCCAGGCACGCTGATGGCGCTTCCAAACGCCCTGCTGTTCGCGAGCCTGCGCCCGCCGAATCGGATGCGTCTGCGGAAGATTCTCGGCATCAGCCTGTGCCAACACCGCCGTCCAGACACGATCGGAAAAATCGGTGCCCAAACGCGCATCGGTTGCCAGCGACGCCCGCACGTCGGCCTGTAAGGCGCGCAATGATTCTAGTTGTTGACGCGCCGCTGCGTCGTTCTGCAGCAATTGTTCGACGTACGACTGTTCGTCTGCACTGAGACCCTGGTCCAGGTAGGCGCTGAGCAGTTCTTCGCGGGCATCGTTGTTCATGGCACTTCAGGTCCCGACATCATTCGGGTTAAGGAAATTCAATGTTTCACCCGTTCAGGCATCGCCTGGTGGTCGGATGATAGCTTGCGTTTGCCGGTTAGGGCGTCGTTTGGGCGCAAGGATTGACGACGCAGTGCCGATGGAGCCGGCATGACGTCCCTACTGCTGGGATGCAAGTGGGGTGGCAGAAGTTCCTTCGTAAACCGCCTAACTTGAGTGGAATCGCCATCGGGCGACGGTTCCGTTTTCCGTAAATGCTTTGCTGTAATAGGTTTGGGTTCGTGGGCCGGCGTGGTGAGGGATCGCTTTCGTGCGGGAATCGCTGCTGTTTCGCAACCGCTGGAACGTAAAAAATGTGTAAAAATGTTGACGTTTGAGGGGGGCTAGTCATCGATCGCGTCGCCGATCGCCTTTTCGTCCAAGGAAAGGCCGGGCAGGTCCGACCGATGCCGCGCTGCTTCGAGGAATGATTCTAACAGCACCTGTGCGGCGACCGCATCGATCCGCTTCTTGCGTCCCTTGTTAGTCAGTTTGGACGGTGCCAGTCGTTGGTCGGCTGCGGCAGTGGAAAAACGTTCATCAAACAACCGGACGGGTAGCTCGGTCGTTTGCTGCAACCACTTCGCAAACCTGCGGGCCTCGATCGATTTCTTGCTCTCGGTACCGCTCAGGTGGATCGGGAATCCGACGATCCATCCGGCGATCCGCTCTTCGTCGGCCAGTTGGCAGAAGGCTTTTCCCCGTTGCTCAGCCGCTCCTTGGGGAACCACCGTCAGCGGGCTGGCGATGATTCGGTCGGGGTCGCAGACCGCAACGCCGATCCGGACGGTGCCGTAGTCGACCGCGGCGATTCGCCCTTGGCTTGGGAAGGGAAGCGGTTGCGGGCTCTCGTCGCTCATCTTTTCTCAATCTGAATAAGTGGAATCATCTGGACTCTTAATACTCGATTCTCCGCCCTAGGGCTATCGCACCGCGGCGTCTCCAATTGTGGAATATCGGGGGCGCGGTAAGATTCCAGGATGCCTACGATCCGCCAACTGCCGCCCAATCTCGTCAATAAAATCGCCGCCGGAGAAGTCATCGAGCGGCCCGCCTCGGTCGCCAAGGAGCTGTTGGAAAACAGCATCGATGCAGGATCGACGCGGATCGAAGTTCTGTTGGAGGCGGGAGGGGCCGATCTGATTCGGATTAGCGACAACGGCTGCGGGATCGATGAAGATCAGATGACGTTGGCCGTCACCAGCCACGCGACCAGCAAGCTGCCCGACGAGGATTCGTTGTTCCACGTCGGCACGCTTGGGTTCCGCGGCGAGGCGTTAGCGTCGATCGCTTCGGTCAGTCAGATGGTGATTCGCAGCCGAACGCCCGAGGCGGCCAGCGGCAGCGAAATGCTGATCCACGGCGGCGTGATCGAACCTCTGGCACCTTGCGGTTGTCCCGTCGGAACGGTGATCGAGGTTCGCAATCTGTTCTTTAATACGCCGGTGCGACGCAAGTTCATGCGGACGCCGCAAACCGAAACCAGTCATATCGTCGAGGCGTTCACGCGGATCGCGCTGGCCAATCCGCAGGTCCACATGGTGCTGCAAAACGGCAACCGCGTCGTCCACGATCTGCCCGCCACCGACAAGATCAATGAACGGATTCGCGCCTTCTTTGGCGAAGAGATCTCCAGTGGTTTGATTCCGATCTCCGGCGACAATGGCGAGGTGAAGCTGACAGGGTTTGTCTGCGATCCGAGCGTCAGTCGTGGCAACAATCGAATGCAGTATCTGTTCCTCAATGGCCGCCACATTCGCGACCGGGCGCTGCAGCACGCGCTGGGCGAAGCCTTCCGCGGGCTGTTGATGGTCGGCCGATTTCCGATCTGCTTCATTAATTTGGACATGCCGTCGGACCTCGTCGATGTCAACGTGCATCCTACCAAATTAGAAGTTCGGTTCACCGAGAGCGGTCGGATCTACAGCCAGTTGCTGCAGACGCTGCGGCACAAGTTTTTGACGAGCGACCTGACGGCGCGCGTCGGCAACTCGATCTCCAGCAACGCGCCGACGACTGCCGAACCCAAATCCGAGGCTGTCGAAACATCGAACGATCTGGAGCAACGTCAACGTCAGGACGTGATCCAGTGGGGCCGGTCGAGCAACTCGACCGCAGAGCGGGATCTGCCAAACATTCGCCCGTCGATCCGTTCGCTGCCGGGAGAGCTTCCCGATTTCCAACCCTTCCCTGGTGGCGCTCGTGCCGTTGCACCCGCTCGCGACCAAAGCGACGAATCGTTTGGAATTCCGTTCGAACCCAGCCCGCGGTTGCCAGGTGCGGAGGTCGACGGGGGGGGCGATGCGACACAATACGATCAAGATGTGGAAACGACGCGAGTCGATGGGCTGCATCCGTCGAAGCCGCACAGTCATCTCGGCTACCAGGTTCACAATCGCTATCTGGTCACCCAGGACGAGACCGGGATGGTCGTCGTCGATCAGCACGCTTTGCACGAGAGGATCCTTTACGAACGTGTTCGCGAGAAGGTGTTGAATGGCAGCCTGGAGACGCAGAAGTTATTGGTGCCCGAGCCGGTTTCGCTGACCTCATCGGAGGCCGCCACCGCGTTGGAATCGAAGGATCTGCTGGCACAAGTCGGGATCGAAATCGAACCCTTTGGCGGCGACACCGTCGTCGTTTCCGCTTATCCCGCCATGCTGGCGAAACTGCGCCCCGAGGATCTGCTGAGGCAGGCGTTGGAGTCGCTGATCTGTGCTGGCAAGGATCCCGAGGTCCGCGATCTGTTGGACCATCTGCTGCACACGATCGCTTGTAAAGCTGCGATCAAAGCGGGCGATCGCTTGACGTCCGAAGAGATCACCAGCCTGTTGGAACAACGGGACATGTATCAGGACACGCACCACTGTCCGCACGGTCGCCCGACCGCGCTCTTCTTCAGCCGCGAAGAACTCGACCGCATGTTCGGCCGCATGGGAGCTCGCAAAGTAAACCCGACCGGCCACAAGTAACCGGTCGTTTCACTGGGTCAGGCCGTGGCCGTGCGGGGCCTTCCGCATGGACTTGTTTTAGAACCTGCCCCGATGCACCGGTATCTCCACCAAGATTGCCTATCGCGTGCTGAACCGATAGCTCGTCTGCGTTTGATAGGTTTTTCCGGGGCGCAGGATCGTCGACGGGAAGCCCGGTTGGTTGGGGCTGTCGGGATAGTGCTGCGTTTCCAAGCAGAATCCGCCGCGATGGACGTAGGGTTTGCCCGCCTTGCCGATCAGACGGCCGTCCAGAAAGTTGCCGCAGTAAAACTGGATCCCCGGTTCGGTCGTGTGGACTTCCATCACGCGGCCGCTGGTTGGTTCGTAGACGCGAGCGGCAAGCGTCATCGCTTGCTTGTCGTCCGGTTTGTTCAAGACCCAATTGTGGTCAAAGCCACGGCCGAACTCCAGTTGCTGATTCTTCTTGTCGATGTCACGTCCGATCGGTTTGGGCTTGGTGAAGTCCATTGGCGTCCCCGCGACCGCGGGCAGCTCTCCCGTTGGGATCGCGGTTGCGTCGACCGGCGTGTAGCGATCGGCATTCAACATTAGTTCGTGATCGAGGATCGTCCCTTCGCCTTCCCCTTTGAGGTTGAAGTAGGTGTGTTGGGTCAGGTTGACGGGAGTCGCTTGGTCGGTCGTCGCGTGGTAATCGACGAGGATCGCGTTGTCATCGGTCAGTGTGTAGGTGACGCGAATCTGTAGATTGCCCGGATAACCCTCCTCTTTGTCGCGGGCCAGGTACGACAATTGGATCGCGTTTTGTCCTTCGATCGGTTTTGCATCCCAGACGACTTTGTCGAATCCGATGTTGCCGCCGTGTAGATGGTTCGGGTTGTTGTTGGCCGCCAGCGAATAGGTTTTGCCGTCGAGCGTAAACTTGCCTTGCGCGATGCGGTTGCCGTAGCGACCGACGATCGCGCCGAAGTAGGGCCGATCGACGGCGTTGATGTAATCTTCGACGCGGTTGTAGCCCAGTGCGACATCGGCCATCTTGCCGTTGCGATCGGGGACGACGATCGACGTGATGATCGCACCGTAATTGGTCACGCTGACGGTCATCCCCGACTGATTTTTGAGCGTGTAACGTTGGATCGAATCGAAGTCGTCGACCTCGACGGCGGTCAGTGGGGTTGCCAGCAGCAACGCGGTGGCGACGATCAGCAGTTGCGATTTTAAGGGGCTCGTCTTCATGGTTTCTCGGCAATAGGGGAGGGATGTTGGTCGCAAGACCTTCTTATCCTAGCCGTGTCGCCACGTGAAGCAACGTGTTGGAGCGTCGCGGGATTGCGATATTTTGTCAGCTGGAAACGCGTTCACCCCGACTTGGCTTTGCTGCGAAACTTGCCCGGCGTCATGCCGACGACGCGGCGGAAGACGACGTACATATACTCGGGATTGTCGAACCCGCAAAGGATTGCGATCTGTTCGGCTGGCAGGTCGGTGCTGGTCAGCAGTTCGCTGACCCGTTTAATCTGAACGTGGCGAATCTCTTGTTGCGGCGTTCGCCCTAGGTACTGGCGCAGCTTGCGTTCCAGCGAGCTGCGGGAGATCGCGACGTTGTCGGTCACATCGGCAACGTTGATCCCACGGCAGGCATTCTCGCGGATGTAGCGAAGGGCGGCGGCGATGTCAGGATCGTCGATGGCGACGACATCGGTCGACTGCCGCTCCGCCACGCCCAGCGGTGGGATCAGGTGTTCGGTTTGTTTAGGAACTTCGCCGTTCATCAGCTGGGTCAGCAACTCGGCAGCTCGAAACCCAACGCCTTCGGCGTTCGGGATCACGCTGGACATCGGTGGACTGCAGACGCGGCATAGCAGCGTGTCGTTATCAGCGCCGATGATCGCAACTTCTTCGGGGACCGCCAATCCTTCCTGAAGGCAGGCGTCGACCACTTGATGTCCGCGGAGATCGTTGCAGGCCATGATCCCGCAGGATGTCGGTAGCGTTCGCAGCCAGCCCCGCAATCGCTGCTGCTCCTCTTCCCAAGAAAGCGCGTCGGGGCCGTACCAAGGGGATTCGTACTGGTGGCAACGTCGTTGTGCCGCTTCGATCCTTTGAGAAAATGCGACCTGTCGCCGTTCCGACCATGCCTCATTGGTAAAGCCGCAAAATCCAAATTCTCGAAAGCCGCGTTCCAGCAGATGCTCGGCTCCCATACGGCCGATCGCCGCGTCGTCGGACCAGACGTAGGTCCGTCCGTGCGACTGGTGCCTGTCGGTTAATTCGATCAGAGGGACGCCGGTCGCTTGAGCCGTCTGCAGTAGTTCGGGGGTGGTTGTCCGGGAGATGATCCCGTCTCCGGACCAATTCGCTAACCAACGCGGCGGTTCTTGAGTGAGGTCGTGCTGGTCCAAAAAGACCGACCAATCATCGAACATCCGCATGTGTTGGATGATGCCTGATAGCACTTGGCGACCATAGATGCTGGACGTTTCAACGATCAGGGCAACGTGTCGTTTCATGGTTTACTGCAGCGATTTATGGCGGAGACAAGGGGATAGGGCAGTATGTTCTCGATGCTGACAATATATCTCAGAGCGTTGACGCTGTAACGCATGGATTTAATAGAGGTGGTTACTTGCTCTTTAAACGGGGCGTTAGGTTTATTACCGCCTCCATCGGATCGCTGTCGTCCCTGGATCGCGGCAGCGGTCTTCTTGTTTCCCCCTCCACCTGCCGTTGCTTCATCTCTTGTCGGGGCGTTGGGTTTTGTGGCCGCCTGCGTGGCGGGTGTTGTCGTAAATAAGGTTTATCGGTTCATGCTCGGAGTTCATAAGATGAGAACGAGTTCTGCCAGCGCAGCTCCCAAGGTGGGCTTTACGCTTGTCGAGTTGTTGGTCGTGATTGCGATCATTGGAATTTTAGTGGGGCTGTTGTTGCCCGCGGTTCAGGCGGCTCGCGAAGCGGCTCGCCGAATGCAATGCTCCAACAATCTAAAGAACAACGCGTTGGCGATGCACAATTACCACGACACCTATCGGTCCCTGCCGTCGGTTGGCTACGACTTCTACGGCGTCAATCTTGACACGCATTCGTGGGTCGCTCGGATTCTGCCCTTCATCGAACAGGGGCCGTTGTACGAAACGATTAATTTCAATGAACGGATCAATTCGCACGACCGGCAGCGACAGTTCCGCGAAGCGGAACTGACCGTGATGACATGCCCGTCGGAGGGAAGTGTCTTAGGGCAATCCGAAAGTCCGACGCAGTGGTCGACGCGTCGCGGCAGCTACGCGGTGAACATGGGGAACACCAATTATGGACAAGAGAATGCGTCGAATTGGGACGGCGTGTGGACGTACAATTTTGGTGGGGCTCCGTTTAAGGTTCACTCCCAAAAAGCATTCCGCGATGTAACCGATGGGACTTCCAATACGTTGCTGTTGTCCGAAGTTCCGATCAACAAGAACAGCCAGGGCTATCGTGGCTTGTATGCCGCGACGATCGTTACTTCGGGAGCCGGTTTTACGACGTACCTGTCTCCCAATACGACCGCGTCGGTCGACGGTGGAAGGTATTGTTGGGGAGCCACGGATTTCGCGCCGCGAACCATTCCCTGCCACCATGCCGACAGGTGGCAAGCGGCGACCTACGCGTCGATGAGTATGCATCCGGGGGGAGTTCAATCGGCCCTGGTCGATGGATCGGTTCGGTTCGTCGCGGAGACTGTCGATCTGTTTGCGTGGCGGGCTGCGTCGACGGCCAACGGTGG from Rosistilla carotiformis includes the following:
- a CDS encoding DUF1559 domain-containing protein; its protein translation is MRTSSASAAPKVGFTLVELLVVIAIIGILVGLLLPAVQAAREAARRMQCSNNLKNNALAMHNYHDTYRSLPSVGYDFYGVNLDTHSWVARILPFIEQGPLYETINFNERINSHDRQRQFREAELTVMTCPSEGSVLGQSESPTQWSTRRGSYAVNMGNTNYGQENASNWDGVWTYNFGGAPFKVHSQKAFRDVTDGTSNTLLLSEVPINKNSQGYRGLYAATIVTSGAGFTTYLSPNTTASVDGGRYCWGATDFAPRTIPCHHADRWQAATYASMSMHPGGVQSALVDGSVRFVAETVDLFAWRAASTANGGEVDPL
- a CDS encoding aldose epimerase family protein, encoding MKTSPLKSQLLIVATALLLATPLTAVEVDDFDSIQRYTLKNQSGMTVSVTNYGAIITSIVVPDRNGKMADVALGYNRVEDYINAVDRPYFGAIVGRYGNRIAQGKFTLDGKTYSLAANNNPNHLHGGNIGFDKVVWDAKPIEGQNAIQLSYLARDKEEGYPGNLQIRVTYTLTDDNAILVDYHATTDQATPVNLTQHTYFNLKGEGEGTILDHELMLNADRYTPVDATAIPTGELPAVAGTPMDFTKPKPIGRDIDKKNQQLEFGRGFDHNWVLNKPDDKQAMTLAARVYEPTSGRVMEVHTTEPGIQFYCGNFLDGRLIGKAGKPYVHRGGFCLETQHYPDSPNQPGFPSTILRPGKTYQTQTSYRFSTR
- a CDS encoding XylR family transcriptional regulator, with product MKRHVALIVETSSIYGRQVLSGIIQHMRMFDDWSVFLDQHDLTQEPPRWLANWSGDGIISRTTTPELLQTAQATGVPLIELTDRHQSHGRTYVWSDDAAIGRMGAEHLLERGFREFGFCGFTNEAWSERRQVAFSQRIEAAQRRCHQYESPWYGPDALSWEEEQQRLRGWLRTLPTSCGIMACNDLRGHQVVDACLQEGLAVPEEVAIIGADNDTLLCRVCSPPMSSVIPNAEGVGFRAAELLTQLMNGEVPKQTEHLIPPLGVAERQSTDVVAIDDPDIAAALRYIRENACRGINVADVTDNVAISRSSLERKLRQYLGRTPQQEIRHVQIKRVSELLTSTDLPAEQIAILCGFDNPEYMYVVFRRVVGMTPGKFRSKAKSG